The Mytilus edulis chromosome 5, xbMytEdul2.2, whole genome shotgun sequence genomic interval TTTATCTGAATTTAAAAGTTAGTAGTTGTAGGATTTGAGTTCGTCTGTGTGGGATGTGCAAGTACACAGCAACGTCCGGTCAGAATGTAGATGTTAAATCCAACGCCCCGTGTAACGCTCTATGAACTTTTAGAACTCTTCGAACAATCCTCTTAGGGATCAGTCTCTTACAAAGCAAAATCTCTTACCCTATCCAGAATACCCTCATTCCCCAggcgcaggggcggatccagccaatttaaaaaagggggtcccaaccccaaaaaaggggggtttcaactaTGTGCTCACATTCAAAATTAatgtccaaaaaaagggggttccaacccccacaccctcccctggatccgccactgaggtgGGCCCTATTACTGTATTACAGGACCATACTTATGCAAGtattgtaaatttgttttcgtcatgaaaatacatgaaatatttgccactggatcacaTACAACAAAGAATAATAATCTTTTGCCGAAGATATCCATTAGAGGAAACTGAACTGTACAATGTTGTCAATCTAAGATTTACGTTTAGATGAGAGGTTTTCCCTTCGTTTGAAACCACTAAATATTTACATATTGGAAAAAATCATGGACCAAAAGACTTGAAAGACAAATCGACCAATAACGAAAATCGAACCCAACCGTGTAATTTTCCTTTAGATTCAATGAAACGACTTATAGATTATCTTTTTAGACTTGAAGAACAAACATATGCGGTATGTTAAGATAGCACGGATCCTGTCTCATAGATGGTGGGTACTACAATTATCACAGGTAATTTTTTCATGAAGACAAGAGAACATGAAACATCAGCAACTAACATTTTGCAGCCATGTATGAGATTTATTTGTGTTTCCACATGAAATACCTGTATATTTCCAGTATAACGACCAAAGATTGCCGTCCTGAGATAGAAATTAAACTGTTTACGGCATGTTCATGTTATTGTTTTCTCGGGTAAGTGTTGCTCAAtatgtcagtttattgtcgatgaTCATGTTGATTGTGTCGTGTATCAGCTTCATTTTTATGATGTTAATGAAAAGTAATTGACTGTCCAAACTtgcgggttttttttcaattagttcCCAGGTTTTTTGCTTACAGAAATTTTTCGTTTGTCCACATTTGTATTTGTTACTATGTCTGAGTTCTTGGACATATgtgaattatacatgtatttcttacataattaaaCTTATAATGGGCAAAGCcatcatttctttataaaaattgTAGTGCATCTTTATGAAACTGCAAATAACTATCTATACAAACATCGTTCAgttttgtcgtttgttgatgtggttcataagtgtttcttgttggttttttttaaatagattagaccgttggttttcctgtttgaatggtttcacactagtcatttttggggctcTATATAACTTGCTGTTGAATGTGatccaaagctccgtgttgaggaCTGGACTTTGACCTATAACAGTTTACTATTACAAATTGACTTTGTGACTtcgattgagagttgtctcattggcactcataccacatcttcttatatatctatTGTATAGAATCAACAAATATTCATCTTCCATTTGTATGTTCCATATATTGTTAGCTTACTTCATTAAACAACAGTGGGTCAGGCTGAGGGGATTTTCGGTATTGATTTTTCCTCTTTGGATTTTAGTTTTTGGTCTCAATGATGAATGATGCATACAAAACACATCCACATATATTATATTTGTCAACATACTTTTTTTGTGTCTAAAAATAAAGTCATTTTTCAAAGTACTACTTTAATGTGGCAATTGCACTGGTTGACAAAGTTTACTGGCACAAGATGAGAAAAAGTGTTAAAAGCACAgagtgttttcatttttaaaacaaatagcttaaaattaaacaagtatatatcatatacatagacttttatatatatatttatatttcttttatacttTAGGAGGATAAAAAAGAACAAGAAACAGATAAGTCTCAAGAAGTGAACAAAAGGTAGGAAACATTTTAAActtcaaaaggcaaaataaattcATACATTAAATTGTACTTAAAGAAAAAGTGTACAGAATTTGATGTGAGGAGAGTAATAAAACTACAGATTTATTTCTAATGTTATCAATAACAAATCTTTcaaacaatgaataaaaattaaaagaacacaAAGTTTACCTCATGTACAAATGTGTTGGTAGTTACATGTATATGTGGAAAAATAGTTTCCATCAATGCGTGTGTATTCTActtttaattaaatataaaatataataatgcttttttttttttaaagaaatgcccAATGTTTGAGTATGAAAAAATTTCATCAGAAAAACAGCATAGAGTAGATgtgtaaaatttactaaaataaattgataaaaatattctAGTTAGTAGAATTAAAATAAACCAGAGTTAAAACAAACCAGTATTTAAATCATCTAGATCAATATGTCTACTCCacattacatgtattttaatataaacaaacaattaGCAAAAAAGCAAGCACTCCAACTAGGTTTTTCTTCATTTGATGAATAAACTGGGATGACATTAAATTCAAAAGAACGTCTGTCAAAAAAGTTAAACGACCATTTGTTTGACAAATCTGTGCATTATATGCAAAAATATAATTCAGCACAATTCAGTACAAATATAAGAAATTGGCTACTAATTTATGTTTCCATAGTAACACAGATAAACAAGAAAATCTATGATGGTGAGGACAgtcaattataaaaaatagatAACAATGTAATAACAGATGAAGAAAGAactcaattttataaatgaatattttaaaattaatgacCCATATTCAAAAAATCCATACTGCATACTAAATCTTCCTAGTggaaaaacatttacttattcCATGGGGGTTAGAAAAACTACTTTCAGTAAAATAATCTTGGATTATGAATACATCTTTATAATTATAGAAGAGATGGAACCAAAGTATTACGATAACCATTAACTGAACCATTTAATGACAGAACTTTTGATGATCATTTAGGAGAAAGAGATAAATAAAGCATGTTTGGGGTTTTTATAACAAAAGGGTTAGGATGACATATGAAAGTACAATATTAGAGGTATTTCTACTGATTGTTATCTTGTGTAATATTACTTAAAACATAAGATAATGTACAATTGTATATATAActgtatgtatataatatataagctAAAATGAGGTACAAATGTTTCAAAGAAGTGATGTTAAAAGATTTTCTGTTATTCCTGAGACACATCAAATGAGGTACGGATATGCTATTACCtgatttatatagtttataacTTACAGAGGAGGTGGAGGGTTTTATTCAATATGTTATGTTTATCCATGATCTATTCTAAGTTAGATGTATATTGTAAGGGGGTGTATGGAATACTCCAATGATCTATTCTGTGTAGGGAATACTACAATGATCTATTCTGAGTTACATGTATAGTGTAAGGGGGTGTAGGGAGCACTCCATTAGACAATGATCTATTCTGagttacatgtatattgtaaGGGGGTGTAGGGAATActccaatgagacagcaacccaaacaaaacaaaattacaacTACTCATTTACCAAGCTGTAAAGATGATCTTTGTAGTCCAACACTTGGTCACTTTTTAGTCAGAAGAAATAAATATAGATATCTTTCACAATTTAACTGCAGTGATCAATGGTGATAGTTTTTAAGAGCGTAAAAATGTCATTTCCCCCTTTTttccattttaatgttatatgtaTATCTACATATCTATTTGTCAGTGATTACAAAAATTAgtgtttattgtttaaaaataaacaaaatatgactAGGTTttttatgaatatgaaaaaattctAGATAGAAAATGTCCATGAAGCTATAGACGCACTTGATTTCACAAAATGTGGGGAAATGAAAATTCCTACGaaggtaaattaaaatttataataaatgcaAACAATTGACTTCCAAACATAATATTTGAAAGCATAAGAGGTACTTATTCTATAATGTACattttataacaacaaacaattTGACTGTTCTCAAAAGCatagattttctttttttatcgcTTTCAGCGAGCCCAACACAAATGTTTTGAACAACCATTAAGGTCTCACAGACCTATATGTGTATAACAAACTATGAACTCATAGTTTGGaacaaaaataacatcaaaaatttGTAACTGTGTTACTATATTGCCTTTCTTGTATGGTGTTGTGCATTAGGACATTCTTTGCTAGGCAAAAATCTATGAAAATGATATGCTGCCTGAGAAATTAACGTAATATGGatttacagaaataaacaaccGGTAAATAACATAACTTCTTTAAAGTCTAcaagtaacaaaaaaaattgcCTTTTAAAAATTGTCTTTCACATCTTTGTaatgataatataaaatatttcaaactattATAGttctataattttaaaaatctagTTAATTATTTTTAGATAAGGAATTAATATAACttctttcataaaatatttccaaacaaattaaaactaaatgtgttaacatggtaaAATCAATCTTATTATCATTACAGACCAGActgaaaaacaattttcaaaaggCTTAAAAGTAATATAAACAACTTaagctaatatatatatatacatcatagCATATGAGGTAATCAGGTTTTAAAACCAGCTTTTAAGCATATTTGCCTATTAAGCCTACAATAATAATACAATACCCGTTTTATCCAACGTCAGAGACAAAAAATAAACAGTTAATAATATACATATCatacaaacaaaagacaaaatcacAAAGTAGCACACATAATTTCTTTTAAAGATTCATTTGTCTTAATAATAATCAACAAGTGATATTTTTTTAGAATTACTGAGTTGGTGAGTTGATTTGTACAAATTATGTAGTGTAGTTTTCTTCAGACAGatcaacaaatatttcaaaaaaatcataaagtCCCATTTGTTTTCATTACACAATTTTTCTGAATTTCTTTGTCCTCaaatataaaagtaataaaaagtagTATGAATATTGCATTAAAAAATTACTTAAATCTAGTATTGCCATTGTACATTTCATGAATATCTCTAACAATTTTGACGCATGTTTTTTAACCACACttaccaaatattttttgtttgagtAAAtgcaacatgtacatgtactgttatcaattttaaatattctgaatctaaaaggtcaaatatattcatgatatttgaaaTGATTTGCTAGTATTTAGGAGgataaaatattattgatttaaaacaaatcttttcaaAAATGTCTATCAAAACCATgtaaaggagaaaattaacaaaaaaaatcttttttaaaaaattgcatgCATTTGATATACTGTCCATAATTTGTATTTTGTCCATGTTAATTAAAAATCTGccaacatttataaataaatgtacagATAAAATTAATGCCACCTTTAAAGGCTGTTATTTGGAAATTGAAAGAAGAGTTTTTGGAAAACTCTTGTACATACAAATGAGTAACAAACAATGAAAGGAGAAGGATATCATATACCCTAACAATAAATGTAAAGATATACTATCTTTCTCATCATCACAAACAATGCTTTTCAAGAACATGCAAAAATAGTCAAATACaagcacatatttttttaacaagcaCCGGAAAtgcaatatcaattaaaaaaaaccaaacaaacacaTATTCCATTCTAAAAGCtagattattatatatatatactacactaatatttataacaaaaatcttaaacattttccAGTGAATAAAATACTTCAAACCAATCAAACAGTTCTCATCAATCATTCATCAAATTTTCTCACTTATAAAAGTGATAAAAGCATGTTTATAAAATAACCCCTTCAccatacagtacatgtatatttgttttcaaattaaaaaaaactcaaatcTCTTCAAATGTATCTTTTTAAgtgactttaaataaaatttcatgaTTTAAATTGTGTTTCAATTATATGAACCCCAAAAAATTGAAGAAACATTTCTATTTATCAAAACTACAAAGTCAAAATCTAATGTGGCCAAACATTGTAAACAACTCTCTGACCCAGATGATCTCATTTAGTGACCAGGTCATGTGAGTGTTTTTATGACTATTAAATACCAAGAGAAGGCCCAAAATGACCTATCACATGGGAATGTCCAGCTTAATATGCATGTCCAATTCAAGCTGGAGGGCAAAGGAAAATGTTATGTCAAAAATCTGGCAAAGATAACAGTAAACAACAGGATATCCACATTACCATGGGAAATTAATTAATTCCAAGcctaaaaattaacaataagcCATTGAGGTTACTAAAGGTGAAACAAATACATTGCTCTATTTAAATAAGTAATAATagattatataattatatttttatcagtgtattgtattttgttaattaatttaagatagaaatcaaatataagaaatgTAAAGAATGTATTTAAAGAACAATATTTTAATATTCCTAATCTGCAATGGCTGCTTAAGCTGGCACTCccaaagatatacatgtacaagacaTTTAACCCCCTTTCATTATTACAAAATTTGTACCAAAAAATCTTTATGTCGTAGGTCCTTTACTGACTAAACATCTGATGGTCATATGAGGAAAAAAAACACTAACGTTATACTAACTAGGAAATATTCAGCTTTCTTTTTTTCTACAATTTGTAGGATAGACTGCACTAAcaaatgttatatatgtatttCTAGAATACAAGTTCAATTCCCCATTTAACTTAAAACAATCTCACTACACActgataaatcttttaaaaaaatattgctgaaCTAAAATCAATACCATTTAGTCTACAAAATATTCAACATTTCGAAATACAATTTCACTAAAAACTATATGCCAAAGGATCGATCAATCATATACATTTATGCAAGAAAGAAATACCAATTAATAATAAGTTCATgtctaaaaaaaatagcaaactcTTTCTCATACAACCTACATATAACACATTCTCAAAACTTGCATCCTTACCATGcagattttttattgaaaaaaggcTCAAGAAAACTACCAGCAAGTTTTTGTAATACCCCAGTGATAACAAGTAAAAATCTAATACATAAAGTAAAATTCCTGAATGGTACATATTAACAAATTTTCAATAAGTTTTAAATTATGGGCAAGAttgtatatcaatatattatatcatttttatttactGACCAAATTCCCTGCTTGGATTAACATGAAATGTTTGATCAGCATAGATATATAGTCATGGTCATGTTTCCCTTAGCAACtaatataaacaataattttaaggAATATCATGCACAATGCTTTACAGAGGTAGCTTTTTCTGGCCTTTATTTTTTCCTAAAATTACCCACTTGTTTTGTCTTAGTCTTTTCATGatacatattgttttaaaaacgTTTTATATCTTGGTTACCTAAtggaaaatatatatgttttgttaattCAATTTGTTATCCATAtagaatttataattttattttagaagttTTTAAGTTACATGTTAAAACGGTTGTATTTTttaatagggattttttttactgttacgTACATGTACAACATTTGTTGTACaaagtaaaatgaaacaaaatttgtATGAAAGGTTTTTTTGAAGActatttattaaagaaatttaaaatacatACATGATCTATAATGCAGATTGATTCGTGtatttttaagaaaacaaaaacattttaaatttgttgcaGTACATACTTGTTAGTATCACTTATGTGACCTATTGAAGAAAACTGAAAAAGTATGTATATCTTAATCTCCtacttttaactttttctttaaataaaaattgaatgattttttCTAATCATTAAAATCTGACAATACATTGTAGGTGTCATATTCCAACAATTGCATGTAGTAAATTTTTTGGTACTGGTTTTTCATGGTCTTTCATACACCCAAGACACTAGACACTGATATCTAGAATATCTGTATATAAGCCTTAATCTCTCAAAAATAACATGCATGAATGCTGAAAACACAACTAATTCCCTGAGCTTTGTGCCTTTGGCATGTGAAAATAAACCTGAGTCTATCACTTTTAGCGACAATAATAAtgacaataaagaaaaaaaaagacaaagctTTACTCTGAGTATAAAACAATCAAGTTCAGACTTCAAGCTAACTCAGTTAACATAAGCAAAACAATCTGACTTATACAAGTGCTGCAAAATGCTTTTAGCATTCACATTCATGCAAATTTAACAACGAGCCAGTCATCATATTCCTATTACCAAGCATTTTTATATCAAGCGCGAGTATGGTAGAGTGTACAAGAGTCAAAGTATGCAGTTTCTGAAACTGTTTTCTTTTCCTGAACCATGAACTTGATTGCTAAAATTCTCTTATTCAATAACATTGAATGGTGCCTACCCTTATAGGGAAAAAGCAAGCAAGAAATAACAATATTCAAAATAACTGTACACGATTGTTTCCAAAATCAACAACAACAAGAAGCCCCTCTGGGGTTAAACAAATACCTGAAGGCCTATCCATTTGACCTGGACCTGTACCGGGTGTTCCAAACTTGCACATAAAGTTGCCATTTGGCTGAAATACTTGAATGCGATGATTCCTGGAATCTGTGACTATAATGTTACCCTCTTGATCTACAATTACTCCCTGAGGACGCAAGAACTGTCCATTACCAGAACCTTCTGTTCCAAGAAATCTTGCTGTTTGAAAGTCAGGGTGTATCACAAGTAAACGATGGTTGTTAAAATCAGTAACAACCATGTGTCCTTCATTATTAAAGCATACACCTCTTGGAGAATCAAAGTGTTTCCATAAGGATCCTTCAAATCCATATTTGTTTAAGAATTGTCCTTCGGCACTAAATAATTGTACACGATGGTTTCGTGTATCTGAAACTAATATTTTTCCTTCAGAATTTAGTGCAACATCCCATGGATAGTTGAATTGGCcatttttgtttcctttttcaccaaattttataagaaaattgCCATCAATAGTGAATTTTTGGATCCTATGGTTGTCCTTATCTGCAACCACAACATTTCCCTGTGAATCACAAGCAACACCTGCTGGTCGATCAAATTGCCCAGGCCTTGTTCCTGCAGATCCAAACCGATGATGAAAGGTGCCGTCGGGGTTAAACACCTGAACTCTATTGTTGCTTCGGtctgcaacaattatgtaattaTCCTTATGACAACATACTCCCCATGGACGACAAAACTTGCCCTCCTCTTCTCCTTCTCCTCCAAACTGAAGAAAAAGCTGTCCAACTGTCATATAGTTTCGACCACTTCTTACTTGCACAACAAAGGGACTATCTGCAATATGCTTGCCACGAATTGTTATAGAAATGATATGTTTTCCTTCCATTTGTGGACGATACGATATGGTATATGTTCCATTCTGACGATCAAGAACTTCAGTCCTATACAAAGCACCTTCAGGACTTTGTATTATACATTCAACAGGATCTCCACCTATCATTCTTGGCTCTCCATGGTGGTCTTTGGCATGAATCATGCACATTGCAACCTTCCCTTTTAATGCTTTTTTCAAGCCATCACCTGTTGCTATGCAGTTCGGTGCATATGCACTGCTGCTTATTATTCCCATTTTGCTGATAGCGTTGTATAAAGCAGCATCAGGAGGTGTAAACACAATGTTATCATCCTCATGAGGTTGTAAATGACCTCGGAGTTTGCGCACATTTTGCATTTCATTcacaattatctcccttgcaTTGATTGAGTCCATATCAGTACCCGTATTCAGCATGTTTTCAACATGATCAACAGTTTGCATAAGAGATGAAAGACCTTGCTTTAAATCGTCAATTTGAAGATGCAATGATTTTCCCTTAACCTGTCTAACCTTTTCTACATGTCTGAGTAAATCACGTTCTCTTTCCTCCAATGCAATCATATGGCGTCGAGTTGTTGCACGGACTTCATTTGCTACTGCCTGGGATCTTACTTCAGTATGTTCAGCCATATTTTGCGAATTTTCAATACCTTCTTCCAATGCTTTAATACTCAGTTTTGCATCAGTAAGAAGTCGCACGGTGATGGCTTTTGAATTTTCAACAGCATCATGGAGGTAGATACGATTATGTCCAATATGATCAACCATGGTGCATTCACGACATATTGCAACTGAACAGGTATCACAGAAAAAACAAAGAATTTCATGTTCATGTCTTGGGCAACTGTTTGATAAAGAATCTGGAAGCTGTATGTTATGTGGGAGTGAAGGTGAACTTAAGGGAGCAGCAAGTGAACTATAATGTGGTCTACTACGGTTCATTAACAGACGTTCAATATAATGATCTTTAGTCAATCGCACACGTTGATGTGCCATCACACAGTTATCACACAAATATTCATTACAATTTTTACACACAGCTGTTGCTTTACTGCCTTCCTCACACGAACTACACCATCTTGTCCCCGTGATAGGCCTCTCTCCATTAGTTTCGTAGTCTTCGTTTTGTACCATTGCCTCAAATAAAt includes:
- the LOC139523051 gene encoding E3 ubiquitin-protein ligase TRIM71-like, producing MAAYSESVGEQLACPVCLNRIDDPRILPCLHSFCRRCLEQAINRDQGQDQGVLQCPTCQQSVSLGPEGIDNLPSNLFVSNLFEAMVQNEDYETNGERPITGTRWCSSCEEGSKATAVCKNCNEYLCDNCVMAHQRVRLTKDHYIERLLMNRSRPHYSSLAAPLSSPSLPHNIQLPDSLSNSCPRHEHEILCFFCDTCSVAICRECTMVDHIGHNRIYLHDAVENSKAITVRLLTDAKLSIKALEEGIENSQNMAEHTEVRSQAVANEVRATTRRHMIALEERERDLLRHVEKVRQVKGKSLHLQIDDLKQGLSSLMQTVDHVENMLNTGTDMDSINAREIIVNEMQNVRKLRGHLQPHEDDNIVFTPPDAALYNAISKMGIISSSAYAPNCIATGDGLKKALKGKVAMCMIHAKDHHGEPRMIGGDPVECIIQSPEGALYRTEVLDRQNGTYTISYRPQMEGKHIISITIRGKHIADSPFVVQVRSGRNYMTVGQLFLQFGGEGEEEGKFCRPWGVCCHKDNYIIVADRSNNRVQVFNPDGTFHHRFGSAGTRPGQFDRPAGVACDSQGNVVVADKDNHRIQKFTIDGNFLIKFGEKGNKNGQFNYPWDVALNSEGKILVSDTRNHRVQLFSAEGQFLNKYGFEGSLWKHFDSPRGVCFNNEGHMVVTDFNNHRLLVIHPDFQTARFLGTEGSGNGQFLRPQGVIVDQEGNIIVTDSRNHRIQVFQPNGNFMCKFGTPGTGPGQMDRPSGICLTPEGLLVVVDFGNNRVQLF